Proteins from a single region of Streptomyces vinaceus:
- a CDS encoding heavy metal translocating P-type ATPase has protein sequence MSSSTVHDGPIAAAGAAEVELTIGGMTCASCAARVEKKLNRMDGVTATVNYATEKARVSYGDGVQVADLIATVVKTGYTAEEPPPPEPGPEPGPEPGPEPGAEAARPRAPRDPELAALRQRLLVSAALALPVVLLSMVPALQFDNWQWLSLTLAAPVVVWGALPFHRAAWTNARHGAATMDTLVSVGTLAAFAWSLWALFFGHAGMPGMRHGFDLTASRSDGSSSIYLEVAAGVVSFILLGRYLEARSKRKAGAALKALLELGAKDVAVLRGGAEVRIPVAQLAVGDRFLVRPGEKIATDGTVVEGSSAVDASMLTGESVPVDVAVGDSVTGATVNTSGRLVVEATRIGSDTQLARMARLVEEAQNGKAEVQRLADRISGVFVPVVLVLALGTWVTWLLITDNATAAFTAAVAVLIIACPCALGLATPTALMVGTGRGAQLGILIKGPEVLESTRRVDTVVLDKTGTVTTGRMTLAGVHPAEGVDERELLRLAGALEHASEHPIARAVAIGAAERAGALPAPESFQALAGLGVQGTVDGHAVLVGREQLLADRSIPLPAGLAASKAAAEAAGSTAVLVAWDGAARGVLTVADAVKESSAEAVSRLRALGLTPVLLTGDNKAVAETVARAVGIDEVIAEVLPQDKVDVVRRLQAQGRTVAMVGDGVNDAAALAQADLGLAMGTGTDAAIEAGDLTLVRGDLRVAADAIRLSRRTLATIKGNLFWAFGYNVAALPLAAAGLLNPMIAGAAMAFSSVFVVSNSLRLRTFR, from the coding sequence ATGAGCAGCAGCACCGTGCACGACGGACCCATAGCGGCGGCCGGAGCCGCCGAGGTCGAGCTGACCATCGGCGGAATGACCTGCGCCTCCTGCGCCGCCCGCGTCGAGAAGAAGCTGAACCGGATGGACGGGGTCACCGCCACGGTGAACTACGCCACCGAGAAGGCCCGCGTCTCGTACGGGGACGGCGTCCAGGTCGCCGACCTGATCGCCACCGTCGTCAAGACCGGGTACACCGCCGAGGAGCCCCCGCCGCCGGAGCCCGGGCCGGAGCCCGGGCCGGAGCCCGGGCCGGAGCCCGGAGCGGAGGCGGCGCGCCCCCGTGCCCCGCGCGACCCCGAACTGGCCGCACTGCGCCAGCGGCTGCTGGTCTCCGCCGCGCTCGCCCTCCCGGTCGTGCTGCTGTCGATGGTCCCGGCCCTCCAGTTCGACAACTGGCAGTGGCTCTCGCTGACCCTGGCCGCCCCCGTGGTCGTCTGGGGCGCCCTCCCGTTCCACAGGGCCGCCTGGACCAACGCCCGGCACGGCGCCGCCACCATGGACACCCTGGTCTCGGTCGGCACGCTCGCCGCCTTCGCCTGGTCGCTGTGGGCCCTGTTCTTCGGGCACGCCGGGATGCCGGGCATGCGGCACGGCTTCGACCTGACCGCCTCCCGTTCGGACGGCTCCTCCTCGATCTACCTGGAGGTCGCCGCCGGGGTCGTCAGCTTCATCCTGCTCGGCCGCTACCTGGAGGCCCGCTCCAAGCGGAAGGCGGGCGCGGCCCTCAAGGCCCTGCTGGAACTGGGCGCGAAGGACGTCGCCGTCCTGCGCGGCGGCGCCGAGGTGCGGATCCCGGTGGCCCAGCTCGCGGTCGGCGACCGGTTCCTCGTCCGCCCGGGCGAGAAGATCGCCACCGACGGCACCGTCGTCGAGGGCTCTTCGGCCGTGGACGCCTCGATGCTGACCGGCGAGTCCGTGCCGGTGGACGTCGCGGTGGGCGACTCCGTCACCGGCGCCACCGTCAACACCTCGGGCCGCCTCGTCGTCGAGGCCACCCGGATCGGCTCCGACACCCAGCTCGCCCGGATGGCCCGGCTCGTCGAGGAGGCGCAGAACGGCAAGGCCGAGGTGCAGCGCCTCGCCGACCGGATCTCCGGGGTGTTCGTACCGGTCGTCCTGGTACTGGCGCTGGGCACCTGGGTCACCTGGCTGCTGATCACCGACAACGCCACCGCCGCCTTCACCGCCGCCGTGGCCGTCCTGATCATCGCCTGCCCCTGCGCCCTGGGGCTGGCCACGCCGACCGCACTGATGGTGGGCACCGGGCGGGGCGCGCAGCTCGGCATCCTGATCAAGGGCCCCGAGGTGCTGGAGTCCACCCGCCGCGTGGACACGGTCGTGCTCGACAAGACCGGTACGGTCACCACCGGCCGGATGACCCTGGCGGGCGTGCACCCCGCCGAGGGCGTGGACGAGCGGGAACTGCTGCGCCTCGCGGGCGCGCTGGAGCACGCCTCGGAGCACCCGATCGCCCGGGCGGTCGCCATCGGGGCCGCCGAGAGGGCGGGCGCCCTGCCGGCCCCGGAGTCCTTCCAGGCCCTCGCCGGTCTCGGCGTCCAGGGCACGGTCGACGGACACGCCGTCCTCGTCGGCCGCGAGCAGCTGCTGGCCGACCGGTCGATCCCCCTGCCCGCCGGCCTCGCGGCCTCCAAGGCGGCCGCCGAGGCGGCCGGCAGCACCGCCGTCCTGGTGGCCTGGGACGGGGCGGCCCGCGGGGTCCTGACCGTGGCCGACGCCGTCAAGGAGAGCAGCGCCGAGGCGGTGTCGCGACTGCGGGCGCTGGGCCTGACCCCGGTGCTGCTGACCGGAGACAACAAGGCGGTGGCCGAGACGGTGGCCCGCGCGGTCGGCATCGACGAGGTGATCGCCGAGGTCCTCCCGCAGGACAAGGTGGACGTCGTGCGCCGCCTCCAGGCGCAGGGCCGTACGGTCGCCATGGTGGGCGACGGGGTCAACGACGCGGCCGCCCTGGCCCAGGCGGACCTGGGACTGGCCATGGGCACCGGCACCGACGCCGCGATCGAGGCGGGCGACCTGACACTGGTACGGGGGGACCTGCGGGTGGCGGCGGACGCGATCCGGCTCTCCCGCCGGACCCTGGCGACCATCAAGGGCAACCTGTTCTGGGCCTTCGGCTACAACGTGGCGGCCTTGCCGCTCGCGGCCGCGGGCCTGCTCAACCCGATGATTGCGGGGGCAGCGATGGCGTTCTCCTCCGTTTTCGTGGTGAGCAACAGCCTCCGGTTGCGAACCTTCCGCTAA
- a CDS encoding heavy-metal-associated domain-containing protein, with translation MSAETDTQTTTVYRVTGMTCGHCEGAVTSELSALPGVSSVKAVAATGEVTVVSAAPLAEEDVRAAVDEAGYEFAGQAG, from the coding sequence ATGAGCGCCGAGACGGACACCCAGACCACCACCGTCTACCGGGTGACCGGCATGACCTGCGGTCACTGCGAGGGCGCGGTGACCAGCGAGCTCTCCGCCCTGCCCGGCGTCAGCTCGGTCAAGGCCGTCGCCGCGACCGGCGAGGTCACCGTGGTCTCCGCCGCCCCGCTCGCCGAGGAGGACGTACGCGCCGCCGTGGACGAGGCCGGGTACGAGTTCGCCGGCCAGGCCGGCTGA
- a CDS encoding helix-turn-helix transcriptional regulator produces MSDRQLWSYKEIAAHIRVQPDTVRSYRKHGLLPAPDHVEGGKPYWYADTIRTWVARRPGNRGRRED; encoded by the coding sequence ATGAGCGACCGACAGCTGTGGTCGTACAAGGAGATCGCCGCCCATATCCGGGTCCAGCCGGACACGGTGCGCTCGTACCGCAAGCACGGGCTGCTCCCCGCTCCCGACCACGTGGAAGGCGGCAAGCCCTACTGGTACGCCGACACGATCCGCACCTGGGTGGCCCGCCGCCCCGGCAACCGGGGCCGCCGCGAGGACTGA
- a CDS encoding Gfo/Idh/MocA family protein, with amino-acid sequence MSTLGIAVIGTGKMGADHVRRIGRTVGGARVVAVADPDGDRVKAVAAGLDGASAHTDPAAAIAAPGVQAVLIASPGPAHEEAILHALGRELPVLCEKPLTPDPAGALRVMEAEQRLGRRLVQVGFMRRFDAEYERLKELLDAGGIGRPLFLHCRHRNASSPPFFTSDMLITDSVVHEVDAARWLLGQEVTAVSVLSPAPSSAAPEGLRDPRLVLLETAGGAIVDVEIFVNCGFGYEVRCEAVGESGSAQIGEGRAMLVRSAGHSYGEIPQDFTVRFADAYDRQLRRWVAAAAQGRVDGPDAWDGYAAAAVSAAGLAAAHSGVRTPVELAERPALYR; translated from the coding sequence ATGAGCACGCTGGGCATCGCCGTCATCGGGACGGGGAAGATGGGCGCCGACCATGTCCGCCGGATCGGGCGGACGGTGGGCGGGGCCCGGGTGGTGGCCGTGGCGGATCCGGACGGTGACCGGGTCAAGGCGGTCGCGGCGGGTCTGGACGGGGCGAGCGCGCACACGGACCCGGCTGCGGCGATAGCGGCTCCCGGAGTCCAGGCCGTGCTGATCGCCTCCCCGGGGCCCGCCCACGAGGAGGCGATCCTGCACGCCCTGGGGCGGGAGCTGCCGGTGCTGTGCGAGAAGCCGCTGACCCCGGATCCGGCGGGGGCGCTGCGGGTGATGGAGGCGGAGCAGCGGCTGGGCAGGCGCCTGGTGCAGGTGGGGTTCATGCGGCGCTTCGACGCCGAGTACGAGCGGCTGAAGGAGCTGCTGGACGCGGGCGGCATCGGGCGGCCGCTGTTCCTGCACTGCCGGCACCGCAACGCCTCCTCGCCGCCCTTCTTCACGAGCGACATGCTGATCACCGACTCCGTCGTGCACGAGGTCGACGCGGCGCGCTGGCTGCTCGGCCAGGAGGTCACGGCGGTCTCCGTGCTCTCCCCGGCGCCCAGCTCGGCGGCCCCCGAGGGCTTGCGCGATCCCCGGCTGGTGCTGCTGGAGACCGCGGGCGGCGCGATCGTCGACGTGGAGATCTTCGTCAACTGCGGCTTCGGCTACGAGGTCCGCTGCGAGGCGGTCGGCGAGTCCGGCAGCGCCCAGATCGGTGAGGGCCGGGCGATGCTGGTGCGGTCCGCGGGCCACAGCTACGGCGAGATCCCGCAGGACTTCACCGTGCGCTTCGCCGACGCCTACGACCGCCAGCTGCGGCGCTGGGTGGCCGCGGCCGCGCAGGGCCGGGTGGACGGGCCCGACGCCTGGGACGGCTACGCGGCGGCCGCCGTCTCCGCGGCGGGGCTCGCCGCCGCCCACAGCGGCGTACGGACCCCGGTGGAGCTGGCGGAACGGCCGGCCCTCTACCGCTGA
- a CDS encoding sugar phosphate isomerase/epimerase family protein → MTSSPPALTRIRIGSAPDSWGVWFPDDPLQTPWERFLDEVSGAGYEWIELGPYGYLPTDPARLTDETARRGLRVSAGTVFTGLHHGPAVWADTWEHVSRIAALTQAVGAGHLVVIPSFWRDDKTGKVLEDRTLTAGQWRELTTQTERLGREVRERYGLRIVVHPHADTHIDTPSSVARFLDATDPDLVSLCLDTGHYAYCGGDSVRAIETFAERIGYLHLKQVDPRVLAEVLSEQLPFGPAVARGVMCEPPSGVPALEPVLAAAQRLGVDLFAIVEQDMYPCPPDRPLPIARRTRAYLRSCGAR, encoded by the coding sequence ATGACGTCCTCCCCGCCCGCGTTGACCCGTATCCGCATCGGTTCGGCTCCGGACTCCTGGGGTGTCTGGTTCCCCGATGATCCGCTGCAGACGCCGTGGGAGCGGTTCCTCGACGAGGTCTCCGGCGCCGGGTACGAGTGGATCGAGCTCGGCCCGTACGGCTACCTGCCCACCGACCCCGCCCGCCTCACCGACGAGACCGCGCGACGGGGTCTGCGCGTCAGCGCCGGCACCGTCTTCACAGGACTCCATCACGGGCCCGCCGTCTGGGCGGACACCTGGGAGCACGTGTCGCGGATCGCGGCGCTCACCCAGGCCGTGGGCGCGGGCCACCTCGTGGTCATCCCGTCGTTCTGGCGGGACGACAAGACCGGCAAGGTGCTGGAGGACCGCACCCTCACCGCCGGGCAATGGCGTGAACTGACCACGCAGACCGAGCGCCTGGGCCGCGAGGTGCGGGAGCGGTACGGGCTGCGGATCGTCGTCCACCCGCACGCCGACACCCACATCGACACCCCTTCGAGCGTGGCCCGCTTCCTGGACGCCACCGACCCGGACCTGGTCTCCCTGTGCCTGGACACCGGGCACTACGCCTACTGCGGCGGCGACAGCGTCCGGGCCATCGAGACCTTCGCCGAGCGGATCGGCTACCTCCACCTCAAGCAGGTCGACCCGCGGGTCCTCGCCGAAGTCCTGTCGGAGCAGTTGCCCTTCGGGCCGGCCGTGGCCCGCGGGGTGATGTGCGAGCCTCCGTCGGGGGTGCCCGCGCTGGAGCCCGTCCTCGCGGCCGCCCAGCGGCTCGGCGTGGACCTCTTCGCCATCGTCGAGCAGGACATGTACCCGTGCCCGCCCGACCGGCCGCTGCCGATCGCCCGCCGTACCCGCGCCTACCTGCGCTCCTGCGGCGCCCGCTGA
- the iolC gene encoding 5-dehydro-2-deoxygluconokinase gives MGRIGVDLYPLRTGVPLAEADAFGKFLGGSPTNVAVAAARLGRRVAVITRTGADPFGAYLRAELRGFGVDDRWVGEVARYPTPLTFCEIFPPDDFPLYFYRLPKAPDLEIEPGELDLEAVRAARVFWMTGTGLSAEPSRSATLAALEARSKSGLTVFDLDWRPTLWEEEPDEAYARALGLATVAVGNAQECAIATGESEPRAAARALLAAGVELAVVKRGPEGVLAMGRDGTVVEAVPVPVEVVNGLGAGDAFGGALCHGLLAGWELERVLRFANAAGAIVASRLACSVAMPYAKEVEEVLGS, from the coding sequence ATGGGGCGGATCGGGGTGGATCTCTACCCGCTGAGAACGGGTGTACCGCTGGCGGAAGCGGACGCGTTCGGGAAGTTCCTGGGCGGCTCGCCCACCAACGTGGCCGTCGCGGCGGCCCGGCTCGGCCGGCGGGTGGCGGTGATCACCCGCACCGGAGCCGACCCCTTCGGCGCCTACCTCCGCGCCGAGCTGCGCGGATTCGGGGTGGACGACCGGTGGGTGGGGGAGGTCGCGCGGTACCCGACCCCGCTCACGTTCTGCGAGATCTTCCCGCCCGACGACTTCCCGCTCTACTTCTACCGGCTGCCGAAGGCTCCTGACCTGGAGATCGAGCCCGGGGAGCTCGACCTGGAGGCGGTACGGGCCGCACGGGTGTTCTGGATGACGGGTACGGGACTGAGCGCGGAGCCGAGCCGGTCCGCCACCCTCGCCGCCCTGGAGGCGCGCTCGAAGTCCGGTCTCACCGTCTTCGACCTCGACTGGAGGCCGACGCTGTGGGAGGAGGAGCCCGACGAGGCCTACGCACGGGCGCTGGGCCTCGCCACGGTGGCGGTCGGGAACGCGCAGGAGTGCGCGATCGCGACCGGGGAGAGCGAACCGCGGGCCGCGGCGCGGGCCCTGCTCGCGGCCGGGGTGGAGCTGGCGGTGGTGAAACGGGGACCGGAAGGGGTCCTGGCCATGGGACGGGACGGGACGGTGGTGGAGGCCGTCCCGGTGCCGGTCGAGGTGGTGAACGGGCTCGGGGCCGGCGACGCGTTCGGGGGCGCGCTGTGCCACGGACTGCTGGCGGGCTGGGAGCTGGAGCGCGTGCTCCGCTTCGCCAACGCGGCGGGGGCGATCGTGGCTTCGCGGCTGGCGTGCTCGGTGGCGATGCCGTACGCCAAGGAAGTGGAGGAGGTGCTGGGATCGTGA
- the iolB gene encoding 5-deoxy-glucuronate isomerase yields MEFAALRVLELAPGQTYAHTCGEREWIVLPLSGGCEVRCAQGTAHAEGTGPAGAGPPVFELHGRDGVFGGVSDFAYLPRDGQAAIGSAAGGRFALVGARCENVLPARYGPATGVPVEIRGAGHCSRQVNNFAAADVFDCDRLIAVEVLTPGGNWSSYPPHKHDEFHPGHESRLEEVYYFEIAPHGETPGLGYQRVSPSPAGKTDILTEVRTGDAVLIPDGWHGPSIAAPGHDMYYLNVMAGPPGQPREWLIRDHPDHAWIRDTWTAQGADPRLPFHRHRAEDETP; encoded by the coding sequence ATGGAGTTCGCGGCGCTGCGGGTGCTGGAGCTCGCACCGGGCCAGACGTACGCGCACACCTGCGGGGAGCGCGAGTGGATCGTGCTCCCGCTGTCCGGAGGCTGCGAGGTCCGCTGCGCGCAGGGGACGGCCCACGCGGAGGGGACGGGTCCCGCGGGCGCCGGGCCGCCGGTGTTCGAACTGCACGGACGGGACGGCGTGTTCGGCGGCGTGAGCGACTTCGCCTACCTGCCCCGGGACGGGCAGGCCGCGATCGGGTCCGCCGCCGGAGGGCGGTTCGCGCTCGTCGGGGCGCGGTGCGAGAACGTGCTGCCCGCCCGCTACGGGCCGGCCACGGGCGTCCCCGTCGAGATCCGCGGCGCCGGCCACTGCTCGCGCCAGGTCAACAACTTCGCCGCGGCCGACGTCTTCGACTGCGACCGGCTCATCGCCGTCGAGGTGCTCACCCCCGGCGGGAACTGGTCCTCCTACCCGCCCCACAAGCACGACGAGTTCCACCCCGGCCACGAGTCCCGCCTCGAAGAGGTCTACTACTTCGAGATCGCCCCGCACGGAGAGACGCCCGGCCTCGGCTACCAGCGTGTCAGCCCGTCCCCCGCCGGGAAGACCGACATCCTCACCGAGGTGAGGACCGGGGACGCGGTGCTCATCCCGGACGGCTGGCACGGGCCGTCCATCGCCGCCCCGGGGCACGACATGTACTACCTCAACGTCATGGCCGGACCCCCCGGCCAGCCCCGCGAGTGGCTGATCCGGGACCACCCCGACCACGCCTGGATCCGGGACACCTGGACCGCACAGGGCGCCGACCCCCGGCTGCCCTTCCACCGACACCGAGCGGAGGACGAGACACCGTGA
- the iolD gene encoding 3D-(3,5/4)-trihydroxycyclohexane-1,2-dione acylhydrolase (decyclizing) — MRLTVAQALVRFLAAQYTERDGHRERLIAATWGIFGHGNVAGLGQALLESGPAAMPFLQGRNEQAMVHAAVGYARRRGRLSAHAVTTSIGPGATNLVTGAALATINRIPVLLLPGDTFATRPADPVLQQLEVAYAGDVSVNDTLRPVSRHFDRITRPEALVPAALQAMRVLTDPVQTGAVTLALPQDVQAEAYDWPPGFFAERVWAVRRPRPDLDELARAAAAVRDSARPLIIAGGGIRHSAAQSALAEFAGATGIPVASTQAGKGALPYDHPADVGGIGHTGTATADELARGADLVIAAGTRLTDFTTASGTLFQNPAVRFLGLNLDPYDAHKLAGRPVVCDARAGLEELRAAVAGYRVDPGYERAYKAGKSAWELLVDRAYAAPDEDAAPTQAQVLGLLDALVGPEDVLINAAGSLPGDLHKLWRTRSADQYHVEYGYSCMGYEIPAAIGVALAAPGRPVWALVGDGTYLMNPTELVTAVQEGLPVKVVILDNHGYASIGGLSGAVGAEGFATAYRFRAADGSYTGAPLPLDLAANAASLGMAVIRTRTIGDLRKALAEARAADRPTCVYAQTRTPDTVSGPPPAQAWWDVPVAETATRKAAAAAREEYDRQAAQRRRHL; from the coding sequence GTGAGGCTCACCGTCGCCCAGGCCCTCGTACGGTTCCTGGCCGCCCAGTACACCGAGCGCGACGGCCACCGCGAGCGGCTGATCGCCGCCACCTGGGGGATCTTCGGACACGGGAACGTCGCCGGCCTCGGGCAGGCCCTCCTGGAGAGCGGACCGGCCGCGATGCCCTTCCTCCAGGGACGCAACGAGCAGGCCATGGTGCACGCCGCCGTCGGGTACGCCCGCCGGCGCGGGCGGCTCTCGGCCCACGCCGTCACCACCTCGATCGGCCCCGGCGCCACCAACCTCGTCACCGGGGCCGCCCTCGCCACCATCAACCGGATTCCCGTACTCCTGCTGCCCGGCGACACGTTCGCCACCCGGCCCGCCGATCCCGTCCTCCAGCAGCTGGAGGTGGCCTACGCGGGCGACGTCTCCGTCAACGACACGCTGCGCCCCGTCTCCCGCCACTTCGACCGGATCACCCGCCCCGAGGCCCTGGTCCCGGCCGCCCTGCAGGCGATGCGGGTGCTCACCGACCCCGTGCAGACCGGCGCGGTGACGCTGGCGCTGCCGCAGGACGTCCAGGCAGAGGCGTACGACTGGCCGCCCGGGTTCTTCGCCGAGCGCGTGTGGGCCGTACGCCGGCCCCGGCCCGACCTGGACGAGCTCGCCCGGGCCGCGGCGGCCGTACGGGACTCCGCCCGGCCGCTGATCATCGCCGGCGGCGGGATCCGGCACAGCGCCGCCCAGAGCGCGCTGGCCGAGTTCGCCGGGGCGACCGGGATCCCGGTCGCCTCCACGCAGGCGGGCAAGGGGGCGCTCCCGTACGACCACCCCGCCGATGTCGGCGGCATCGGGCACACCGGCACCGCCACCGCCGACGAGCTGGCCCGCGGCGCCGACCTGGTCATCGCCGCCGGGACCCGGCTGACGGACTTCACCACCGCCTCCGGCACCCTGTTCCAGAACCCCGCCGTCCGCTTCCTCGGGCTCAACCTCGACCCGTACGACGCCCACAAGCTCGCCGGCCGGCCGGTGGTCTGCGATGCGCGGGCCGGCCTCGAAGAGCTCCGGGCCGCGGTCGCCGGGTACCGCGTGGACCCCGGGTACGAGAGGGCGTACAAAGCGGGGAAGAGCGCCTGGGAGCTCCTCGTCGACCGGGCCTACGCGGCCCCCGACGAGGACGCCGCCCCGACGCAGGCGCAGGTGCTCGGACTGCTCGACGCGCTCGTCGGCCCCGAGGACGTCCTGATCAACGCGGCCGGCTCGCTCCCCGGGGACCTGCACAAACTGTGGCGGACCCGCTCGGCGGACCAGTACCACGTGGAGTACGGGTACTCCTGCATGGGATACGAGATCCCGGCCGCGATCGGGGTCGCGCTCGCCGCCCCCGGCCGCCCGGTGTGGGCGCTGGTCGGCGACGGGACGTACCTGATGAACCCGACGGAGCTGGTCACCGCCGTGCAGGAAGGCCTCCCGGTCAAGGTGGTGATCCTCGACAACCACGGCTACGCCTCCATCGGCGGCCTCTCCGGGGCGGTGGGCGCGGAGGGCTTCGCCACCGCCTACCGCTTCCGGGCGGCGGACGGTTCGTACACCGGCGCTCCGCTGCCGCTGGACCTCGCGGCCAACGCCGCCTCCCTCGGGATGGCCGTGATCCGCACCCGCACCATCGGTGACCTGCGGAAAGCCCTCGCCGAAGCGCGTGCGGCGGACCGTCCCACATGTGTCTACGCACAGACCCGAACACCCGACACTGTGTCGGGCCCGCCCCCGGCACAGGCGTGGTGGGATGTTCCTGTGGCCGAGACCGCGACACGGAAAGCCGCGGCCGCGGCCCGCGAAGAGTACGACCGGCAAGCCGCGCAGCGACGTCGCCATCTGTGA
- a CDS encoding CoA-acylating methylmalonate-semialdehyde dehydrogenase, whose product MKTVNHWIGGKTVEGASGNYGPVTDPATGEVTTQVALASADEVDAAVRVAQEAFQSWGQSSLAARTKVLFAYRALLDANRDAIAELITAEHGKVHSDALGEVARGLEIVELACGITTQLKGELSTSVSNRVDVSSIRQPLGVVAGITPFNFPAMVPMWMFPLAVACGNTFILKPSEKDPSAANKLAELASEAGLPAGVLNVVHGDKVAVDALLAHPGIAAVSFVGSTPIARHIHTTASANGKRVQALGGAKNHMLVLPDADLDAAADAAVSAAYGSAGERCMAISAVVAVGSIGDALVEKIRERAEKIKIGPGNDPASEMGPLITAAHRDKVASYVKGAADQGADVVLDGTGYTVGGFENGHWIGLSLLDNVKTDSDAYRDEIFGPVLCVLRAETYEEGVALINASPFGNGTAIFTRDGGAARRFQLEIEAGMVGVNVPIPVPVGYHSFGGWKDSLFGDHHIYGNDGIHFYTRGKVVTTRWPDPSEAPAGVDLGFPRNH is encoded by the coding sequence ATGAAGACCGTCAACCACTGGATCGGTGGCAAGACCGTCGAGGGCGCGTCGGGCAACTACGGCCCGGTCACCGACCCGGCCACCGGCGAGGTCACCACGCAGGTCGCGCTCGCGTCCGCCGATGAGGTCGACGCGGCCGTACGGGTCGCCCAGGAGGCCTTCCAGAGCTGGGGCCAGTCCTCGCTGGCCGCCCGCACCAAGGTGCTCTTCGCCTACCGCGCCCTGCTGGACGCCAACCGCGACGCGATCGCCGAGCTGATCACCGCCGAGCACGGCAAGGTCCACTCGGACGCGCTGGGCGAGGTGGCGCGCGGCCTGGAGATCGTCGAACTGGCCTGCGGGATCACCACGCAGCTCAAGGGCGAGCTGTCGACCTCCGTCTCCAACCGGGTCGACGTCTCCTCGATCCGCCAGCCACTGGGCGTGGTCGCCGGCATCACCCCGTTCAACTTCCCGGCGATGGTGCCGATGTGGATGTTCCCGCTGGCCGTGGCCTGCGGAAACACCTTCATCCTCAAGCCGAGCGAGAAGGACCCCTCCGCCGCCAACAAGCTGGCCGAGCTGGCCTCCGAGGCCGGTCTGCCGGCCGGTGTGCTCAACGTCGTCCACGGTGACAAGGTCGCCGTCGACGCGCTGCTCGCCCACCCGGGCATCGCGGCCGTCTCCTTCGTCGGCTCGACGCCGATCGCCCGCCACATCCACACCACCGCCTCCGCGAACGGCAAGCGCGTCCAGGCGCTGGGCGGCGCCAAGAACCACATGCTGGTGCTGCCGGACGCCGACCTGGACGCGGCCGCCGACGCGGCGGTCTCGGCCGCGTACGGTTCGGCCGGCGAGCGCTGCATGGCCATCTCGGCGGTCGTCGCGGTCGGGTCGATCGGCGACGCGCTGGTGGAGAAGATCCGGGAGCGCGCCGAGAAGATCAAGATCGGCCCCGGCAACGACCCGGCCTCCGAGATGGGCCCGCTGATCACGGCGGCCCACCGCGACAAGGTCGCCTCGTACGTCAAGGGCGCGGCCGACCAGGGCGCGGACGTGGTCCTGGACGGCACGGGGTACACGGTCGGCGGCTTCGAGAACGGCCACTGGATCGGCCTCTCGCTGCTGGACAACGTCAAGACCGACTCCGACGCCTACCGCGACGAGATCTTCGGGCCGGTGCTGTGCGTGCTGCGCGCCGAGACCTACGAGGAGGGCGTGGCGCTGATCAACGCCTCGCCGTTCGGCAACGGCACGGCGATCTTCACCCGTGACGGCGGCGCGGCCCGCCGCTTCCAGCTGGAGATCGAGGCGGGCATGGTCGGCGTCAACGTGCCGATCCCGGTGCCGGTGGGCTACCACTCCTTCGGCGGCTGGAAGGACTCGCTCTTCGGCGACCACCACATCTACGGCAACGACGGCATCCACTTCTACACCCGCGGCAAGGTCGTCACGACCCGCTGGCCGGACCCGTCCGAGGCCCCGGCGGGCGTGGACCTGGGCTTCCCCCGCAACCACTGA